A genome region from Paenibacillus pabuli includes the following:
- a CDS encoding glycoside hydrolase family 32 protein, which produces MVIGSAVCGVITLAFTVIPILTNSPWPTEDTGVASPSASMRASFHFTTPDKWKNDPQRPIYLDGKYHYYYLYNGDYPTGNGTEWRHATSGDLVHWKDEGIAIPKYTNRNGDPWSGSLVVDESGTAGFGKGAIVAIMTQPSADSGQQEQYLWYSTNQGKTFKPYGDRPVIKNPGQKDFRDPKIIWDEQSRKWVMALAEGTKIGFYESVNLKNWRYTGGFFTEKVGLVECPDLFVMRADNGTYKWVLGVSANGRSSGQPNTYAYWTGSFNGKEFVPDLHEPQWLDYGFDWYGGVTFEDGASTDKTDHRYAFAWMNNWSYANNTPTLQEGYNGMDSIVREIKLITTKTGEYRLISRPIESLEQAVVSETAFKPITVKGSHTLHVTGDSYQLEADISWTKINNIGLRLRESNDQSRHVDTGVNVEGGYVYVNRTYTGNPDRSGRDLESQAAFAPEKNKVHLKILVDKTSIEVFVDDGSLVLSNIIFPHLNDRGITLYAEGGTAVFSNLQIKYFD; this is translated from the coding sequence ATGGTCATCGGGTCTGCTGTCTGTGGTGTGATCACGCTCGCTTTCACTGTCATTCCGATCTTGACCAACAGCCCATGGCCTACAGAGGATACGGGAGTAGCCTCTCCTAGCGCGAGTATGAGAGCTAGCTTCCATTTTACAACGCCAGACAAGTGGAAGAATGATCCCCAAAGGCCGATATATCTGGACGGGAAGTACCACTATTATTATCTGTATAACGGTGATTACCCCACAGGTAATGGTACGGAATGGCGGCATGCAACATCGGGCGATCTGGTTCATTGGAAGGATGAAGGAATAGCAATCCCTAAATATACGAACCGGAACGGTGATCCATGGTCTGGCTCATTGGTTGTGGATGAGTCAGGTACAGCCGGCTTCGGCAAGGGAGCAATTGTTGCAATCATGACGCAGCCCTCTGCCGACAGCGGACAGCAGGAACAATACTTATGGTACAGCACCAATCAAGGGAAAACGTTTAAGCCATATGGAGATCGACCGGTGATCAAGAATCCGGGACAAAAGGATTTTAGAGACCCTAAAATCATCTGGGATGAGCAATCCCGAAAGTGGGTTATGGCTCTGGCTGAAGGGACGAAGATTGGATTCTATGAATCGGTTAATCTGAAAAATTGGCGATATACCGGCGGCTTCTTCACGGAAAAAGTGGGGTTGGTGGAATGTCCTGATCTCTTTGTGATGCGGGCAGATAACGGAACCTATAAATGGGTACTCGGCGTAAGCGCCAATGGCAGATCATCAGGACAACCCAATACCTACGCTTACTGGACCGGAAGCTTTAATGGCAAAGAATTTGTTCCCGACCTTCATGAACCACAATGGCTGGACTATGGCTTCGACTGGTATGGGGGAGTTACATTCGAAGATGGGGCAAGCACTGACAAAACCGATCATCGCTACGCATTCGCCTGGATGAATAACTGGAGCTATGCCAACAATACGCCCACACTGCAGGAAGGTTACAACGGCATGGATTCGATTGTTCGTGAAATTAAACTGATTACAACAAAAACGGGTGAGTATCGACTGATCTCAAGACCGATTGAGTCTCTGGAACAGGCGGTGGTCTCGGAGACTGCCTTTAAACCGATTACAGTGAAGGGATCTCATACACTTCATGTGACGGGAGATTCGTATCAGCTTGAGGCCGATATATCGTGGACCAAGATCAATAATATTGGATTAAGGCTTCGTGAATCCAACGACCAGAGCCGACATGTGGATACAGGCGTCAATGTAGAAGGTGGCTATGTCTATGTGAACCGGACCTATACCGGGAATCCTGACAGGAGTGGCCGAGACTTGGAGAGTCAAGCGGCATTCGCTCCGGAGAAGAACAAAGTTCATCTCAAGATTCTGGTAGACAAGACCAGTATCGAGGTCTTCGTCGATGATGGTTCATTGGTGTTATCCAATATCATCTTCCCCCACTTGAACGACCGTGGGATCACACTCTATGCTGAAGGGGGGACGGCAGTATTTAGCAAC